The genomic interval TAATAATAAATGAATAGCAGCAAGAATTCCCATCGGATAGATGATTAAACGAGAGAATGTATTTTTAAATTCATTGCGGGAGTGCTTTTCGTAAAATAAGTGCAGGATCGAATGGATCATGAGAAAGATGTCTATCACCCAAAACGTAATCGTCTGATATTGGCTAAAAAGTAAAGCGAGTATGATGGTGTACAGGGGGAGATGGATAAGGGTGAACACTTTATAAGCTTTTGCATCATCCATATCTTGTAGAACGAAAAATAGTTTCCATTCCGATCGTCGAATTGCATCCATTTCGTGCAGGAGAAATAAGGATAAGTTAAATAAAAATAGCAACAACAACAAATCTGGCATATCAAACCTCCAAAAATTTTATATCAAACGTTTACTATAGCGTAATAAACAAACACATTTAAATATTTCCCTTGGTTAATACGTAAAGCTGTTCGAAATGTAACAAGTAAAGCTATATCTGTCAGAGTAATGTGGAAAATTTAAATGAACATGAAAAAAAGCATTCAAAATGACAGTGAAAATTTGATCAACACGATAAAAACGACGGTTGAATTTGATGCCATTTTTTAATTAA from Paenibacillus sp. FSL K6-3182 carries:
- a CDS encoding DUF6713 family protein, with translation MPDLLLLLFLFNLSLFLLHEMDAIRRSEWKLFFVLQDMDDAKAYKVFTLIHLPLYTIILALLFSQYQTITFWVIDIFLMIHSILHLFYEKHSRNEFKNTFSRLIIYPMGILAAIHLLLIANP